In one window of Posidoniimonas corsicana DNA:
- a CDS encoding PEP-CTERM sorting domain-containing protein, protein MKITWTRVSALACAAAMVASSATAATVYVDATDGAGGNTAVAPSAGGGVFTPLAAQGPAGDGLWDVRAFSNNATIYQNAGTSGSPDDAQRLVTSATVPAGTYDVFAYFWSDSSNTWRMGASLVDEAGDLPVYDPASPGVVQFYDGVDATVLSSSLASNPFTSDVMVGEGNRRLYEVPLGQVTGTEIAVYIDDEPNQADQAQRTWYDGIGYRAVPEPASLALMCLSAFAAAARRRG, encoded by the coding sequence ATGAAGATCACCTGGACCCGCGTTTCTGCGCTGGCGTGCGCCGCCGCGATGGTCGCCTCATCGGCGACGGCGGCCACTGTCTACGTTGACGCAACCGATGGCGCCGGCGGCAACACCGCCGTGGCCCCATCCGCCGGCGGCGGCGTTTTCACTCCGCTGGCGGCGCAGGGACCGGCAGGCGACGGCCTGTGGGACGTGCGCGCTTTCTCGAACAACGCAACCATCTATCAGAACGCCGGCACCAGCGGCTCGCCCGACGATGCGCAGCGGCTAGTGACCTCGGCAACCGTGCCGGCGGGCACGTACGACGTGTTCGCCTACTTCTGGAGCGACAGCAGCAACACCTGGCGGATGGGCGCGTCGCTAGTTGACGAGGCCGGCGACCTGCCGGTGTACGACCCTGCGAGCCCGGGCGTTGTCCAGTTCTACGACGGCGTTGACGCTACCGTGCTGAGCTCGAGCCTGGCGAGCAATCCATTCACGTCGGACGTGATGGTGGGCGAGGGCAACCGACGGCTGTACGAGGTTCCGCTCGGGCAGGTCACCGGGACGGAGATCGCCGTTTACATCGACGACGAACCAAACCAGGCGGATCAGGCCCAACGCACCTGGTACGACGGCATCGGCTATCGCGCCGTTCCCGAGCCGGCTTCGCTAGCGCTTATGTGTTTGTCAGCGTTCGCAGCAGCCGCCCGACGCCGGGGTTAG
- a CDS encoding aminotransferase class I/II-fold pyridoxal phosphate-dependent enzyme, protein MTDDNQPSSYEPTSDFKIQVAQRVTRLPPYLFGRINKRIHEKRTAGDDVIELGMGNPTDPPESLVIDKLTEAARDPRNHRYSKSNGIANLRKEVGAKYFKKYGVRLDTDEEVIVCLGSKEGFSHMCLAMMGPGDTALVPAPYFPIHVYAIALASGNVITLDVTDNERFLKNIAYTCETLYPKPKLLCLCYPHNPSSVVVEQGFYDEVVKLAKKYGFMVISDFAYADVAFDGYKPPSFLASPGAAEVGVEFTTMSKGYNMAGWRVGFCAGNREMIKALATIKGYYDYGMFQAIQVAAIMALRHTDAAVEAQSVIYQSRRDALCGGLVRLGWEDARPKAGMFVWQPIPEPWRSRMSTMDFAMMLLEEGNVAVSPGSGFGPAGEGYLRMSLVENEERLRQAVRQIKACLKEAESRY, encoded by the coding sequence ATGACCGACGACAACCAACCCAGCAGCTACGAGCCGACCAGCGATTTCAAGATCCAGGTGGCGCAGCGCGTCACGCGCCTGCCGCCCTACCTGTTCGGCCGCATCAACAAGCGCATCCACGAGAAGCGCACCGCCGGCGACGACGTCATCGAGCTGGGCATGGGCAACCCGACCGACCCGCCCGAGAGCCTGGTCATCGACAAGCTGACCGAGGCCGCCCGCGACCCCCGCAACCACCGCTACAGCAAGTCCAACGGCATCGCCAACCTCCGCAAGGAGGTCGGCGCCAAGTACTTCAAGAAGTACGGCGTGCGGCTCGACACCGACGAGGAGGTGATCGTCTGCCTGGGGTCCAAGGAGGGCTTCAGCCACATGTGCCTGGCGATGATGGGCCCCGGGGACACCGCGCTGGTGCCCGCCCCGTACTTCCCGATACACGTGTACGCCATCGCGCTGGCCAGCGGCAACGTGATCACGCTCGACGTGACCGACAACGAGCGGTTCCTCAAGAACATCGCCTACACCTGCGAGACGCTCTACCCCAAGCCCAAGCTGCTCTGCCTGTGCTACCCCCACAACCCGTCGAGCGTGGTGGTCGAACAGGGCTTCTACGACGAGGTGGTCAAGCTCGCCAAGAAGTACGGCTTCATGGTGATCAGCGACTTCGCGTACGCCGACGTGGCCTTCGACGGCTACAAGCCGCCCAGCTTCCTGGCCTCGCCCGGCGCGGCCGAGGTGGGCGTCGAGTTCACGACCATGAGCAAGGGCTACAACATGGCCGGCTGGCGGGTCGGCTTCTGCGCCGGCAACCGCGAGATGATCAAGGCGCTGGCCACCATCAAGGGCTACTACGACTACGGCATGTTCCAGGCGATCCAGGTCGCGGCGATCATGGCCCTCCGCCACACCGACGCCGCGGTCGAGGCCCAGAGCGTCATCTACCAGTCACGCCGCGATGCGCTGTGCGGCGGCCTGGTGCGGCTCGGCTGGGAGGACGCCCGGCCCAAGGCCGGCATGTTCGTCTGGCAGCCGATCCCCGAGCCCTGGCGCAGCCGCATGAGCACCATGGACTTCGCCATGATGCTGCTCGAGGAAGGCAACGTCGCGGTCAGCCCGGGCAGCGGCTTCGGCCCCGCCGGCGAGGGCTACCTGCGGATGAGCCTGGTGGAGAACGAGGAACGCCTCCGCCAGGCCGTGCGGCAGATCAAGGCCTGCCTGAAGGAAGCCGAATCGCGGTATTGA
- a CDS encoding DUF7691 family protein codes for MSYALSACVVDADQLTRMVGCGDESVVQQVMEADPEAFDYEPDDDELSVAQALRHLVMGEPTQPDDAHQYGYALQALCNHAGETILPDVWGGVRWAAVEDCGLEDLLTQTGPPIALPENDDFPAIGHLKRSELDAALKAARKRRDKVLDEDLEDLLDEFIDWLEAARSAHLDVVFFYH; via the coding sequence ATGAGCTACGCCCTGTCCGCGTGTGTTGTCGACGCCGACCAGCTGACCCGGATGGTCGGCTGCGGCGACGAGTCGGTTGTGCAGCAGGTGATGGAGGCCGACCCGGAGGCATTCGATTACGAGCCCGACGACGACGAGCTGTCGGTCGCCCAGGCGCTCCGGCACCTGGTCATGGGCGAGCCCACCCAGCCCGACGACGCCCACCAGTACGGCTACGCCCTGCAGGCGCTGTGCAACCACGCCGGCGAGACCATCCTGCCCGACGTCTGGGGCGGCGTCCGCTGGGCCGCTGTCGAGGACTGCGGGCTGGAGGACCTGCTGACCCAGACCGGCCCCCCGATCGCCCTGCCCGAGAACGATGACTTCCCCGCCATCGGCCACCTCAAACGCAGCGAGCTCGACGCCGCTCTCAAGGCCGCCCGCAAACGCCGCGACAAGGTCCTCGACGAGGACCTGGAGGACCTGCTGGACGAGTTCATCGACTGGCTCGAAGCGGCCCGCAGCGCGCACCTGGACGTGGTGTTTTTCTACCACTAG
- the lpxA gene encoding acyl-ACP--UDP-N-acetylglucosamine O-acyltransferase — protein sequence MAHDPLARISRQAHVGVGVSIGPFCVIEPGASIGDRCQIAAHVTIKSGVTLGSDNVVEEGAVLGGRPQHLNRIENPGPVVIGDRNVLREHVTIHQAMHADGETRIGSECLLMVGAHVAHDCLIGDNVVLTNNVLLAGHVQVGDRAYLGGGSAVHQFCRVGRIAMVGGLARVAQDVPPFVMIDGDSSLLVGLNRIGLKRAGVSPEEVKRIKEAYRLYYRSGLGFDERTELLGERFRTGAAAEFGDFFRGGSRGFVRERRAPASVAIRPIHDAVAERQTPDEVAPAIKRAG from the coding sequence GTGGCCCACGACCCATTGGCCCGAATCAGCCGCCAAGCCCACGTCGGCGTGGGAGTTTCGATTGGACCGTTCTGCGTTATCGAGCCGGGCGCCAGCATCGGCGACCGCTGCCAGATCGCGGCCCACGTGACCATCAAATCGGGCGTGACCCTGGGGTCGGACAACGTGGTGGAGGAGGGGGCCGTGCTGGGGGGCCGTCCCCAGCACCTCAACCGGATCGAGAACCCGGGCCCGGTCGTGATCGGCGACCGCAACGTGCTCCGCGAGCACGTCACGATCCACCAGGCGATGCACGCCGACGGCGAGACCCGCATCGGCAGCGAGTGCCTGCTGATGGTCGGCGCCCACGTCGCGCACGACTGCCTGATCGGCGACAACGTCGTGCTGACCAACAACGTGCTGCTGGCCGGCCACGTGCAGGTCGGCGACCGGGCGTACCTGGGCGGCGGCTCGGCCGTGCACCAGTTCTGCCGTGTGGGCCGCATCGCGATGGTCGGCGGGCTGGCGCGGGTAGCTCAGGACGTCCCTCCGTTCGTGATGATCGACGGCGACAGCTCGCTCTTGGTTGGGCTCAACCGCATCGGCTTGAAGCGGGCGGGCGTTTCGCCGGAGGAGGTCAAGCGGATCAAAGAGGCCTACCGGCTGTACTACCGCAGCGGCCTCGGCTTCGACGAACGCACCGAGCTGCTCGGCGAGCGGTTCCGCACCGGCGCGGCGGCCGAGTTCGGCGACTTCTTCCGTGGCGGTTCGCGGGGCTTTGTCCGCGAGCGTCGGGCCCCCGCCAGTGTGGCGATCCGGCCCATCCACGACGCCGTTGCCGAGCGCCAGACGCCCGACGAGGTCGCCCCGGCCATCAAGCGGGCCGGCTAG